In Nitrospira sp., a genomic segment contains:
- a CDS encoding GNAT family N-acetyltransferase, producing MIPANRLRVRPATVDDLDLLTAFSAAMAWETEQRRLDVTRLRQGTQAVIERPDRGQFYVAELRQDPPADTVVMGQLLITYEWSDWRNAQFWWIQSVYVAPRWRQQGVYRSMHHTIVDLARSRADVCGIRLYVEGDNAVAKQVYERVGLCASTYRIYESDFVLPSPHANEQQP from the coding sequence ATGATCCCGGCAAACCGATTGCGCGTCCGCCCCGCGACGGTGGACGACCTGGACCTTCTCACAGCGTTCAGCGCCGCCATGGCCTGGGAAACCGAACAGCGCCGCTTGGATGTCACGCGTTTACGACAGGGCACGCAGGCCGTCATTGAGCGACCGGACCGGGGGCAATTCTATGTTGCGGAATTGCGTCAGGACCCACCGGCCGATACAGTGGTTATGGGACAGCTGCTGATTACCTACGAATGGAGCGACTGGCGGAATGCCCAGTTTTGGTGGATCCAGAGCGTCTATGTGGCGCCTCGCTGGAGGCAGCAGGGCGTGTATCGATCCATGCATCACACCATTGTCGACCTGGCCCGCTCGAGAGCCGATGTGTGCGGCATTCGTCTGTACGTCGAAGGAGACAATGCCGTCGCCAAACAAGTCTATGAACGCGTGGGGCTCTGTGCCTCGACCTATCGCATC
- a CDS encoding DUF502 domain-containing protein has product MTSSHRLGRIFLTGLIVLVPAWATFLILTALFETLDSLLLDLIGRQIQPYAPGLGILLLLGMVLIVGAIATQVIGQRVVHWTETTVDRIPLIRSIYLTLKSMTDLLNYRARFGQSTVVAFPFPRDGLWALGFVMGSPPPALQIAPMVELVMVFVPTAIHPFTGYLAMIPKSQLQPLNLLPEEALKLEFSAGLYRPLQGWLTSPAHKPS; this is encoded by the coding sequence GTGACTTCTTCGCATCGGCTTGGCCGCATCTTTCTCACGGGGCTCATTGTACTGGTCCCGGCGTGGGCCACGTTTCTGATCCTTACGGCCCTGTTCGAAACCTTGGATTCGCTTCTGCTCGATCTCATCGGACGACAAATCCAGCCCTACGCTCCAGGCCTCGGCATCCTGCTGCTGCTTGGCATGGTGCTCATCGTCGGCGCCATCGCCACGCAAGTCATCGGGCAACGCGTTGTCCATTGGACCGAGACGACGGTCGATCGGATTCCCTTGATCCGCAGCATCTATCTCACCTTGAAAAGTATGACGGATCTTCTGAACTATCGAGCTCGCTTCGGACAAAGTACGGTCGTGGCGTTTCCCTTTCCACGGGACGGACTCTGGGCACTCGGCTTCGTGATGGGCTCTCCGCCGCCGGCCCTGCAAATCGCCCCGATGGTCGAACTCGTGATGGTCTTCGTTCCAACGGCCATCCACCCCTTTACCGGGTATCTGGCCATGATCCCCAAGTCCCAACTGCAACCGCTGAACCTCCTGCCGGAAGAAGCGTTGAAACTGGAATTTTCCGCGGGATTGTATCGTCCCTTACAAGGCTGGCTCACTTCCCCGGCACACAAACCGTCATGA